One genomic region from Peromyscus eremicus chromosome 20, PerEre_H2_v1, whole genome shotgun sequence encodes:
- the Grap2 gene encoding GRB2-related adapter protein 2, which produces MEAVAKFDFVASGEDELSFHTGDILKILSNQEEWLKAELRSQEGYVPKNFIDIEFPEWFHEGLSRHQAENLLMSKEIGFFIIRASQSSPGDFSISVRHEDDVQHFKVMRDNKGNYFLWTEKFPSLNKLVDYYRTTSISKQKQIFLRDGTKEDQGHRGNSLDRRSQGGPHPSGSVGEEIRPLMNRKLSDNPPARPQQYHQHQQPPPQFPAGPQPPLQRYPQHHPFHQDRRGGSLDINDGHSGIGSEMNATLMQRRHTDPVQLQVAGRVRWARALYDFEALEEDELGFRSGEVVEVLDSSNPSWWTGRLHNKLGLFPANYVAPMMR; this is translated from the exons ATGGAAGCCGTCGCCAAGTTTGATTTCGTGGCCTCGGGTGAAGATGAACTGAGCTTTCACACTGGAGATATTCTGAAG ATACTAAGCAACCAAGAGGAGTGGCTGAAGGCGGAGCTCCGAAGCCAAGAAGGATATGTGCCTAAGAATTTTATAGATATTGAGTTTCCTGA GTGGTTCCATGAAGGCCTCTCTCGACACCAAGCAGAGAACTTACTCATGAGCAAGGAAATTGGATTCTTCATCATCAGGGCCAGTCAGAGCTCCCCAGGAGACTTCTCCATCTCTGTCAG GCATGAGGATGATGTGCAGCACTTCAAAGTCATGAGAGACAACAAGGGCAATTACTTCCTGTGGACTGAGAAGTTCCCGTCCCTGAACAAGCTGGTGGACTACTATAGGACGACTTCCATCTCCAAACAGAAGCAGATCTTCCTTCGAGATGGAACCAAAGAAGATCAG GGTCACCGGGGCAACAGCCTGGATAGGAGGTCCCAGGGAGGCCCTCACCCAAGTGGAAGTGTAGGAGAAGAAATCCGCCCTTTGATGAACCGCAAGCTGTCAGATAACCCTCCTGCCCGTCCCCAACAgtaccaccagcaccagcagccaCCTCCTCAGTTCCCAGCAGGGCCGCAGCCCCCTCTACAGCGGTATCCACAGCACCATCCTTTTCACCAG GACCGCCGTGGGGGCAGCCTAGACATAAATGACGGACACAGTGGCATTGGCAGCGAGATGAATGCCACCTTGATGCAACGGAGACATACGGACCCCGTGCAGCTCCAGGTGGCAGGG CGAGTGCGCTGGGCCCGGGCCCTGTATGACTTCGAGGCTCTGGAGGAGGATGAGCTGGGATTCCGAAGTGGAGAGGTGGTTGAAGTCCTGGACAGCTCTAACCCATCTTGGTGGACCGGCCGTCTACACAACAAACTGGGTCTCTTCCCTGCCAACTATGTGGCTCCCATGATGCGATGA